A region of Alteromonadaceae bacterium 2753L.S.0a.02 DNA encodes the following proteins:
- a CDS encoding phosphatidylglycerophosphatase A (partial gene) produces the protein MVKPWPIKLVDRRVHGGFGIMLDDLLAGLAALACVQTLIYFALI, from the coding sequence ATGGTCAAGCCCTGGCCAATTAAGCTTGTGGATCGGCGGGTTCACGGCGGCTTCGGTATCATGCTAGACGATCTGTTAGCCGGGCTCGCGGCGCTGGCGTGCGTGCAAACGCTGATATACTTCGCGCTTATTTGA